The Novosphingobium terrae genome segment GGCGCTGGTGCCCTTCCATGCCGGAGAGGTGCTGCGTTGGCGGCTCGCCGAAAAGGCCTGATTTTTCGTCGCATTTTACAAAATATGACCCGGAACATTCCCCAACCCCAAGCGTAACACCTTGCGCTGGCCTCCGATTGCGGCGATCGGGCAGGCTTAAGGGGTAACGGGGGGCAATCGTTTTGTTTCAGGGCTTTCGAAGGGGTGGCCGAAGAACGCCCGTCGAACAAACCGCATTGGTGACGGCCAGCCTGATCGTGCTGGCCACCTGCCTTGCCACCCCTGTTCTGGCCCAGACTCCGCCTTCGCAAAACGCGCCCGCCCAGCAGGCGCAAGCTCAGGCCGGGGCCGCGCAGTCCAACCCCATTCCCACCACGCCGATCCTGCCCGACAAGGATTTCGACGCCGCCCTGCCGCCGATCAGCGACAATCCCGATGCCCCCATGGGCACGGTGCAGGATTGGGCCAAGCAGCAGGCGCCTGCCGCTACGTCAGCGCAGCCTGCTCAGCCCGGCGCCACCACGGCTCAGGACGGCACGCTGGCGCCGCTGCCCGCGCCCGATCCCGATCTGGCCAAGCCGCTCACCCCGCTCGACAGCTTCAACACCGAGCCGCTCGTCACCGCCGCCGATGTGAAGGACAAGCCCGAGACCGAGCTGCGCTATGACTGGAAGGTCACCGGGGTCGACAAGCTCTCCGATCGCAACCCGGTCTCGCCCATCGATGGCAATGCCATCCGCGACCAGTTCTCCGCCGTTTCCGCGCTGAAAGAGGGCAAGGGCAAGGCCGCCAATGGCGCGATGATCTCTGCCCGCATGCAGCAGGACCAGAAGACGCTGGCCGATGTGATGTCCTCGCAGGGCTATTTTGATGCCAGCGTGCATGGCAGCGTTGAAACACCCCAGATGGCCAAGGATGCCAAGCCCAAGCAGGCCGATCAGGAATCGGGTAAGATCACCGTCACGCTCGATGTGGCGCCGGGGCCGCGCTATGTGCTGGGGGCGATCAAGTTCGACACGCCGCCTGTCACCCCTTCGGACCTCATCACCAGATCCTTCGTGCCCAAAAGCGGCGAGCCCATCGTGGCCGACCGCATCCTTTCGGCCGAAGCGAGCCTTGGCGTGGTGCTGCCGGAAAATGGCTATCCCTTCGTGAAGGTCGGCCAGCGCGACATTCTGCTCGATGCCGCTGCCCATACCGGCGATTACACGCTGCCCATCACGCCCGGCCCGCGCAGCCGGTTCGGTGATATCGTGGTGGAGGGCAAGAAGCGCGTCTTCAAGCCCAAGCATGTCGCCACCATCGCCCGCTTCAAGAAGGGCGAGCTTTACGACAGCCGCAAGGTCGACGATCTGCGCAAGGCGCTGGTCGCCACCAACCTCTATTCGGTGGTCACGGTCGAGCCGCAGCAG includes the following:
- a CDS encoding autotransporter assembly complex protein TamA; translation: MTASLIVLATCLATPVLAQTPPSQNAPAQQAQAQAGAAQSNPIPTTPILPDKDFDAALPPISDNPDAPMGTVQDWAKQQAPAATSAQPAQPGATTAQDGTLAPLPAPDPDLAKPLTPLDSFNTEPLVTAADVKDKPETELRYDWKVTGVDKLSDRNPVSPIDGNAIRDQFSAVSALKEGKGKAANGAMISARMQQDQKTLADVMSSQGYFDASVHGSVETPQMAKDAKPKQADQESGKITVTLDVAPGPRYVLGAIKFDTPPVTPSDLITRSFVPKSGEPIVADRILSAEASLGVVLPENGYPFVKVGQRDILLDAAAHTGDYTLPITPGPRSRFGDIVVEGKKRVFKPKHVATIARFKKGELYDSRKVDDLRKALVATNLYSVVTVEPQQTGQKANDGGADDGTEYANLLVNEQAGPPRSLSAQVGYATGEGMKATGSWTHANLFPPEGALIESATLGTNEQGISSTFRRSNAGKRDRTFEMGIGADHSNLNAYEAYTGKLYGRMSYASTPLWQKRWTYSYGFEVVGTNEQDYDFQLEGYRRRTFYILALPGQITYDRSNSLLDPTKGYKLSVTISPETSLGTGGQVYARDSFEATGYWPISKSLVLAGRAKIASIQGVSRESLAPSRRLYSGGGGSVRGFGYQELGPKDPNGNPIGGLSQIETGTEVRYRFGNYGLVAFVDGGQVYTSTLPSFTNFRLGAGIGARLYTNFGPLRFDIATPIHREVGESRIAVYVSIGQAF